Proteins from a genomic interval of Solidesulfovibrio sp.:
- the gmd gene encoding GDP-mannose 4,6-dehydratase, which yields MKSKVALVTGITGQDGAYLAELLLKKGYEVHGIKRRASLFNTQRIDHLYRDPHDLGRKLILHYGDLSDSTNLIRVMQEVRPDEVYNLAAQSHVKVSFESPEYTADVDALGTLRLLEAIRILGLEKTTRFYQASTSELFGKVAETPQTEKTPFYPRSPYAVAKLYAYWITVNYREAYGMYACNGILFNHESPLRGETFVTRKITRALARIKLGLQDCLYLGNLSALRDWGHARDYVEMQWLMLQQDAPEDYVIATGRQYSVRDFVTMAAAELGITLRFEGEGAEEKGIDAATGKAIVAVDPRYFRPTEVETLLGDPTKAREKLGWRPRITLERMVAEMVQADLREAERDSLCKSQGFSVFDFNE from the coding sequence ATGAAGAGCAAAGTCGCGCTTGTAACCGGCATCACCGGCCAGGACGGCGCCTATCTGGCCGAACTGCTGCTCAAAAAAGGCTACGAGGTCCACGGCATCAAGCGCCGGGCCTCGCTTTTCAACACCCAGCGCATCGACCACCTCTACCGCGACCCCCACGACCTCGGCCGCAAGCTGATCCTGCATTACGGCGACCTGTCCGATTCCACCAACCTGATCCGCGTCATGCAGGAAGTCCGCCCCGACGAGGTCTACAACCTGGCCGCCCAGAGCCACGTCAAGGTCTCCTTCGAATCGCCGGAATACACCGCCGACGTGGACGCCCTGGGAACCCTGCGCCTGCTCGAGGCCATCCGCATCCTGGGCCTGGAAAAAACGACGCGTTTCTACCAGGCCTCGACCTCGGAACTCTTCGGCAAGGTCGCGGAGACCCCCCAGACCGAAAAAACACCTTTTTATCCCCGCAGCCCCTACGCCGTGGCCAAGCTCTACGCCTACTGGATCACGGTCAACTACCGCGAAGCCTACGGCATGTACGCCTGCAACGGCATCCTTTTTAACCACGAGTCGCCGCTTCGCGGCGAGACCTTCGTCACCCGCAAGATCACCCGGGCCCTGGCCCGCATCAAGCTCGGCCTGCAGGACTGCCTCTACCTCGGCAACTTAAGCGCCCTGCGCGATTGGGGCCATGCCCGCGACTACGTGGAAATGCAGTGGCTCATGCTCCAGCAGGACGCCCCCGAGGACTACGTCATCGCCACGGGCAGGCAGTATTCCGTGCGCGATTTCGTGACCATGGCCGCCGCCGAACTGGGGATCACCCTGCGTTTCGAGGGCGAGGGCGCCGAGGAAAAGGGCATCGACGCCGCCACCGGCAAGGCCATCGTGGCCGTGGACCCGCGCTATTTCCGGCCAACCGAGGTGGAGACGCTGCTTGGCGACCCGACCAAGGCCCGGGAAAAACTGGGCTGGCGGCCGCGCATCACCCTGGAGCGGATGGTCGCCGAGATGGTGCAGGCCGACCTGCGCGAGGCCGAGCGCGATTCCCTGTGCAAAAGCCAGGGGTTCAGCGTCTTCGACTTCAATGAATAG
- a CDS encoding GDP-mannose 4,6-dehydratase, translating into MKKALIFGISGQDGAYLARLLLEEGYQVAGTSRDAQMSSFRNLAALGLRDRLALYSVTLTDFRSVLTVLTKVEPDEIYHLAGQSSVGLSFEQPVETFFSIGVGTLNLLEAVRFLGRPVRLYNASSSDCFGDTGGEPATEVTPFSPRSPYAVAKAAAHFEVANYREAYNLFACSGILFNHESPLRPPRFVTQKIVAAACRIAAGSKERLRLGNIEVARDWGYAPEYVKAMWAMLQQDAPEDYVIATGQTITLREFTAEAFAAAGLDWRDHVDVDPSLFRPADIAVSRANPAKAHARLGWRATLGPGEVARAMVAHTRNHHASENTAS; encoded by the coding sequence ATGAAAAAAGCGCTGATTTTCGGCATATCCGGCCAGGATGGCGCCTATCTGGCCAGGCTGCTCCTGGAGGAGGGCTACCAGGTGGCCGGCACCTCCCGCGACGCCCAGATGTCCTCCTTCCGCAACCTCGCCGCCTTGGGCCTTCGGGACCGGCTGGCGCTTTATTCCGTGACGCTCACCGATTTCCGTAGCGTCCTGACCGTCCTGACCAAGGTCGAGCCCGACGAGATCTACCACCTGGCCGGCCAGTCCTCGGTGGGGCTGTCCTTCGAGCAGCCGGTGGAGACGTTTTTTTCCATCGGCGTGGGCACCCTCAACCTGCTCGAGGCCGTGCGTTTCCTCGGCCGGCCGGTGAGGCTCTACAACGCCTCCTCCAGCGACTGCTTCGGCGACACCGGCGGTGAGCCGGCCACGGAGGTAACACCCTTTTCCCCGCGCAGCCCCTACGCCGTGGCCAAGGCGGCCGCCCATTTCGAGGTGGCCAACTACCGCGAGGCCTACAACCTGTTCGCCTGCTCGGGCATCCTTTTTAACCACGAGTCGCCCCTGCGCCCGCCGCGCTTCGTGACCCAGAAAATCGTCGCCGCCGCCTGCCGCATCGCCGCCGGGTCCAAGGAGCGCCTGCGCCTGGGCAACATCGAGGTGGCCCGGGACTGGGGCTATGCGCCGGAATACGTCAAGGCCATGTGGGCCATGTTGCAGCAAGACGCGCCCGAGGACTACGTCATCGCAACCGGCCAGACCATCACCCTTCGCGAATTCACGGCCGAGGCCTTCGCCGCCGCCGGCCTCGACTGGCGCGACCACGTCGACGTGGACCCTTCCCTGTTCCGGCCGGCTGACATCGCCGTCAGCCGGGCCAACCCGGCCAAGGCCCATGCCCGCCTGGGCTGGCGGGCGACCCTCGGGCCGGGCGAGGTGGCCCGGGCCATGGTCGCCCATACGCGCAACCACCACGCATCGGAGAACACTGCCTCATGA
- a CDS encoding Fur family transcriptional regulator — MTGRADEDLTAVLARAGLDPTAVRLAVLRALAGEDRAFPAADILAAVRRAMPVNKVTLYRILDLFVEKGLANRHSCGDRAFRYCLGPRFSGRAHGHAYCLRCGRMECLPGTEGLIDVEALGRRLSMEVLGVEVRIDGVCAACRGDGVDAGAGKN; from the coding sequence GTGACCGGCCGGGCCGACGAGGACCTGACGGCCGTGCTGGCCCGGGCCGGGCTCGACCCCACGGCCGTGCGCCTGGCCGTGCTGCGCGCCCTGGCCGGCGAGGACCGGGCCTTTCCCGCCGCCGACATCCTGGCCGCCGTGCGCCGGGCCATGCCCGTCAACAAGGTCACCCTCTACCGCATCCTGGACCTGTTCGTGGAAAAGGGCCTGGCCAACCGCCACAGTTGCGGCGACCGGGCCTTTCGCTATTGCCTGGGGCCGCGTTTTTCCGGCCGGGCCCACGGCCATGCCTACTGCCTGCGCTGCGGCCGCATGGAATGCCTGCCCGGCACCGAGGGCCTCATCGACGTGGAGGCCCTGGGCCGCCGGCTGTCCATGGAGGTCCTCGGCGTGGAGGTGCGCATCGACGGCGTGTGCGCCGCCTGCCGCGGCGACGGTGTTGACGCCGGGGCGGGAAAAAATTAG
- a CDS encoding metal ABC transporter permease has protein sequence MIADLSLPFVQHALVAALLAALCCGVMGTLVVANRMVFLAGGAAHAAYGGVGLAYFLALPVLPVTVGFTVGAALCMAALTLKRIEDTDTVIGVLWAAGMACGIILLDVTPGYKPDLMSYLFGSIITVPVSDLYALAGLSVVLVAVTLRHYNGFVAMAFDREFAAVRGAPVTFLHYLLTALAAVTVVLLIRVAGLILVIALVSVAPSLAMRRAASLGRAMVLATALNAFFCLAGLALAYGCDLTSGAAIIAVAAATYFLALAAELLRRRRHGGGGR, from the coding sequence ATGATCGCCGACCTTTCCCTGCCGTTCGTCCAGCATGCGCTGGTGGCCGCCCTTTTGGCCGCGCTGTGCTGCGGCGTCATGGGCACCCTGGTTGTGGCCAACCGCATGGTCTTTCTGGCCGGCGGCGCGGCCCATGCCGCTTATGGCGGAGTGGGGCTGGCCTATTTCCTGGCCCTGCCCGTGCTGCCCGTCACCGTGGGCTTCACCGTGGGCGCGGCCCTGTGCATGGCCGCCCTGACGCTAAAACGCATCGAAGACACGGACACCGTCATCGGCGTGCTCTGGGCGGCCGGCATGGCCTGCGGCATCATCCTCCTCGACGTGACCCCGGGCTACAAGCCCGACCTCATGAGCTACCTGTTCGGCAGCATCATCACCGTGCCCGTGTCCGACCTCTACGCCCTGGCCGGCCTGTCCGTGGTGCTCGTGGCCGTGACCCTGCGCCACTACAACGGCTTCGTGGCCATGGCCTTCGACCGGGAATTCGCCGCCGTGCGCGGCGCGCCCGTGACCTTCCTCCATTACCTGCTCACGGCCCTGGCCGCCGTCACGGTGGTGCTCCTCATCCGCGTGGCCGGCCTGATCCTGGTCATCGCCCTGGTTTCCGTGGCCCCGAGCCTGGCCATGCGCCGGGCCGCCTCCCTGGGCCGGGCCATGGTCCTGGCCACGGCGCTCAACGCCTTTTTCTGCCTGGCCGGGCTGGCCCTGGCCTACGGCTGCGACCTGACCTCGGGCGCGGCGATCATCGCCGTGGCCGCCGCGACCTATTTCCTGGCCCTGGCCGCCGAATTGTTGCGGCGCCGCCGCCACGGCGGGGGCGGCAGGTGA
- a CDS encoding ABC transporter ATP-binding protein, whose translation MNQPVVAIRDLTFAYNGQAVLSGVDLAVAPGERLAVLGPNGGGKTTLLKLVLGILRPSAGTIRVFGQEPGRNSPRIGYVPQRLEGASARKDLPVRVLEVTLMGLLAPGRHGFRFSGGEIARAKAALDKVEMLPFADRRFCDLSGGQQQRTLIARALVSDPDLLILDEPTANIDPQGKFCLYEVLARIGQGVTSIVVSHDMSILAAGVTAVACVNGRLLHAPRPALTKEMVDLLYGVHSPSCPMEAFLRRMPPDLAGLASPETR comes from the coding sequence GTGAACCAACCCGTGGTCGCCATCCGCGACCTGACGTTCGCCTACAACGGCCAGGCGGTCCTTTCGGGGGTCGACCTGGCCGTCGCGCCCGGGGAGCGGCTGGCCGTGCTTGGCCCCAACGGCGGGGGCAAGACGACCCTGCTCAAGCTCGTGCTGGGCATCCTGCGCCCGAGTGCCGGCACCATCCGGGTTTTCGGCCAGGAGCCCGGGCGCAACAGCCCGCGCATCGGCTACGTGCCCCAGCGCCTGGAAGGCGCCTCGGCGCGCAAGGACCTGCCCGTGCGCGTGCTCGAGGTGACGCTCATGGGCCTGCTCGCTCCGGGGCGGCACGGCTTCCGGTTTTCCGGGGGCGAAATCGCCCGAGCCAAGGCCGCCCTGGACAAGGTCGAGATGCTGCCCTTCGCCGACCGCCGTTTCTGCGACCTCTCGGGCGGCCAGCAGCAGCGCACGCTCATTGCCCGGGCCCTGGTCTCGGACCCGGACCTGCTCATCCTCGACGAGCCCACGGCCAACATCGACCCCCAAGGGAAATTCTGCCTCTACGAGGTGCTCGCGCGCATCGGCCAGGGCGTGACCTCGATCGTGGTCAGCCACGACATGAGCATCCTGGCCGCCGGGGTCACGGCCGTGGCCTGCGTCAACGGCCGGCTGCTCCACGCGCCCAGGCCCGCCCTGACCAAGGAGATGGTCGACCTGCTCTACGGCGTGCACAGCCCCAGCTGTCCCATGGAGGCCTTCCTGCGGCGCATGCCGCCGGACCTGGCCGGACTGGCGTCCCCGGAGACCCGATGA
- a CDS encoding metal ABC transporter solute-binding protein, Zn/Mn family — MQKLLVLIAGIVFTWAAPALAKPLVAVSIAPQAYFLRQIAGDRVDVLVMVPPGADAHTYEPRPKQLAELGKAAVYFAVGMDFEPAWLPRFTAANPAMAIVRTDAGIEKIPMVAHEDDAHDKGKAKGKEEAHHHEAGEPDPHVWLSPALAKVLAASMRDALAKADPEGAAAYAAGYERFAASCDALAADIQTKFADLPPGEHKFMVFHPSWGYFARDFGLTQEPIEELGREPGPKALARLVREAQKDGVKVIFVQPQFSARAAQTIAQAIGGTVAPLDPLAGDWAANLDKAATALRQGLAGQTEPK; from the coding sequence ATGCAGAAACTGCTTGTGTTGATCGCGGGAATCGTTTTCACTTGGGCCGCCCCGGCCCTGGCCAAGCCGCTGGTGGCCGTGAGCATCGCGCCGCAAGCCTATTTCCTCAGGCAGATCGCCGGGGACCGGGTGGATGTGCTGGTCATGGTGCCGCCCGGGGCCGATGCCCACACCTATGAGCCCAGGCCCAAGCAATTGGCCGAACTGGGCAAGGCGGCCGTCTATTTCGCCGTGGGCATGGACTTCGAGCCGGCCTGGCTGCCCCGGTTCACGGCGGCCAACCCGGCCATGGCCATCGTCCGCACCGATGCCGGCATCGAGAAAATCCCCATGGTCGCCCACGAGGATGACGCCCACGACAAGGGGAAGGCCAAGGGCAAGGAGGAGGCCCACCATCACGAGGCCGGCGAGCCCGATCCCCATGTCTGGCTGTCGCCCGCCCTGGCCAAGGTCCTGGCCGCCTCCATGCGCGACGCCCTGGCCAAGGCCGACCCCGAGGGCGCGGCGGCCTATGCGGCGGGCTACGAACGCTTCGCCGCCTCTTGCGATGCGCTGGCCGCCGACATACAAACGAAGTTTGCCGACTTGCCCCCGGGCGAGCACAAATTCATGGTGTTTCATCCGTCCTGGGGGTATTTCGCCCGGGACTTCGGCCTGACCCAGGAGCCCATCGAGGAGCTTGGCCGCGAACCCGGCCCCAAGGCCCTGGCCCGGCTCGTGCGCGAGGCCCAAAAAGACGGCGTGAAGGTGATTTTCGTGCAGCCGCAGTTCAGTGCCCGGGCGGCCCAGACCATCGCCCAGGCCATCGGCGGCACGGTGGCTCCCCTCGATCCCCTGGCCGGGGACTGGGCGGCCAACCTCGACAAGGCGGCCACGGCCCTGCGCCAGGGCCTGGCCGGACAAACGGAGCCCAAGTGA
- a CDS encoding glycosyltransferase family 1 protein, with amino-acid sequence MRIGFDVSQTGAGKAGCGYFAAGLLAALARGDTANDYVLYPAFGDFFWEPRPKACLRPAGSRFAQGPAFRRFTAQKRFFRQPPPDFEKRLGAPDIVHANNFFCPTGLTTARLVYTLYDLSFLENPAWTTEGNRTGCFDGVFRAAGRADFLVSISDYSLKHFLKVFPKFPQDRAVVAPLASRFTATSPRGKPQAVGGLEPGAFWLCVGTIEPRKNHERLFAAYAQWRRETGGDMPLVLAGGKGWLMDDVARTVKSLGIADRLVFTGYVTDAELAWLYASCRAFLYPSLFEGFGLPVLEAMSLGAPVVCSDATSLPEVAGEAALLVDPLDVAGLARAMAAVSADAALRERLRAASLARAGLFSWEKTAAIVRGAYDRVMAMPRRA; translated from the coding sequence GTGAGGATCGGCTTCGACGTCTCCCAGACGGGGGCCGGCAAGGCGGGTTGCGGCTATTTCGCCGCCGGGCTGCTGGCCGCCCTGGCCCGGGGGGATACGGCCAACGACTACGTCCTCTATCCGGCCTTCGGCGATTTTTTCTGGGAGCCGCGCCCCAAGGCCTGCCTGCGCCCGGCTGGTTCCCGGTTCGCGCAGGGGCCGGCCTTTCGCCGGTTCACGGCCCAGAAGCGCTTTTTCCGGCAGCCGCCGCCGGATTTCGAAAAGCGCCTGGGCGCGCCGGACATCGTCCATGCCAACAATTTCTTCTGCCCAACGGGCCTGACAACGGCCAGGCTCGTCTACACGCTTTACGACCTGTCGTTTCTGGAAAACCCGGCCTGGACCACCGAGGGCAACCGCACCGGCTGTTTCGACGGCGTGTTCCGGGCCGCGGGCCGGGCCGATTTCCTGGTTTCCATTTCGGATTATTCCCTCAAGCACTTCTTGAAGGTTTTTCCGAAATTCCCGCAAGACCGGGCGGTTGTCGCGCCCCTGGCCAGTCGGTTTACCGCCACTTCGCCGCGCGGGAAGCCGCAAGCCGTGGGCGGCCTGGAACCGGGCGCCTTCTGGCTGTGCGTGGGCACCATCGAGCCGCGCAAAAACCACGAGCGGCTCTTTGCCGCCTATGCCCAATGGCGCCGGGAAACGGGCGGCGACATGCCGCTGGTCTTGGCCGGGGGCAAGGGCTGGCTCATGGACGATGTGGCCCGCACGGTCAAAAGCCTCGGCATCGCCGACCGGCTCGTTTTCACCGGCTACGTCACGGACGCCGAGCTGGCCTGGCTGTACGCCTCGTGCCGGGCCTTCCTCTATCCGTCGCTCTTCGAGGGTTTCGGCCTGCCGGTGCTCGAAGCCATGAGCCTGGGCGCGCCGGTGGTCTGTTCCGACGCCACCTCGCTGCCCGAGGTGGCCGGTGAGGCGGCGCTGCTGGTCGATCCCCTGGACGTGGCCGGCCTGGCCCGGGCCATGGCCGCCGTTTCGGCCGACGCGGCCCTGCGCGAGCGGCTCCGGGCGGCATCGCTGGCCCGGGCCGGACTTTTTTCCTGGGAGAAAACGGCCGCCATCGTCCGTGGGGCCTACGACCGGGTGATGGCCATGCCCCGGCGGGCCTGA
- a CDS encoding glycosyltransferase family 2 protein, translating into MPSLRVSAITPSYNQGRFIGRTIDSVLSQGIDGLEYVVMDGGSTDETVAVLESYAGRLRYVSERDKGQPDAVNKGIAATSGEVIAWLNSDDVYFPGALKAVLEVFEKNPEVDVVYGDGDHIDVNDAFIEPYPVEPYDLERFKTRCIICQPAAFFRRRAVARLGALDLRWQYTLDYEFWLRLAKGGAVFAYLPRKLAGSRFYPQTKTSGARLKVHAEINDMLAHTFGSVPDRWLCNYAHALVREKWKVGEGSLVSTPALAAASLGASFRWNRGVSPALARTVASWLTRGLVRPGEGL; encoded by the coding sequence ATGCCTAGCTTGCGCGTGAGTGCCATCACGCCGTCCTACAACCAGGGACGGTTCATCGGCCGCACCATCGACAGCGTCCTGTCCCAGGGCATCGACGGCCTCGAATACGTGGTCATGGACGGCGGCAGCACGGACGAGACCGTGGCCGTGCTGGAAAGCTACGCTGGCCGCCTGCGCTATGTCAGCGAGCGCGACAAGGGCCAGCCCGACGCCGTCAACAAGGGCATCGCCGCCACCTCCGGCGAGGTCATCGCCTGGCTCAATTCCGACGACGTCTACTTCCCGGGCGCACTTAAGGCGGTACTTGAGGTTTTCGAGAAAAACCCCGAAGTGGATGTTGTTTACGGCGATGGGGACCACATCGACGTCAACGACGCCTTCATCGAGCCCTATCCGGTCGAGCCCTATGACCTGGAGCGCTTCAAGACGCGTTGCATCATCTGCCAGCCGGCGGCCTTTTTCCGGCGCCGGGCGGTTGCGCGGTTGGGGGCGCTGGATTTGCGCTGGCAGTACACCCTCGATTACGAGTTCTGGCTGCGTCTGGCCAAGGGTGGGGCGGTTTTTGCCTACCTGCCGCGAAAGCTGGCCGGCTCGCGGTTCTACCCGCAAACCAAGACCTCCGGCGCCCGGCTCAAGGTCCATGCCGAGATCAACGACATGCTGGCCCACACCTTCGGCTCCGTGCCGGACCGGTGGCTGTGCAACTACGCCCATGCCCTGGTGCGCGAAAAGTGGAAGGTGGGCGAGGGGAGTCTTGTATCCACGCCGGCCCTGGCCGCGGCCAGCCTGGGGGCGTCGTTTCGCTGGAACCGGGGCGTGTCGCCGGCACTGGCGCGCACGGTGGCCTCGTGGCTGACCCGGGGCCTGGTGCGGCCGGGCGAGGGCCTGTGA